A single Comamonas sp. NLF-1-9 DNA region contains:
- the mnmC gene encoding FAD-dependent 5-carboxymethylaminomethyl-2-thiouridine(34) oxidoreductase MnmC: protein MAEPLLWLDDGTPASARFGDRYHSRAGHGLPQARGTFLAGCELPQAWAGRAQWHVLETGFGLGLNFLVTWDAWRKDPARPRLLHFSSCEAWPVGPEALLRAAPPEPALQALAAELAAQYQGMTPGVHRLVFEHGRVLLTILVGDVQRMLRAQRLQADCVYLDGFAPRLNPQMWSEHTLKAVARSCRRGARIATWCTARSVRETLARCGFALHTTAGVAPKRENLRGSYEPPWQPHPVRAALPAATLPPGRRCAVVGAGLAGAAVANSLARRGWRVTVHERGAGAASGASGVPAAIAAPHASPDDSLISRLSRAGLRALRLALQQHAGDLQGRDWALDGVLEHRVGESAGLPGDSPEWRHWSVPADAAQCAQTTLAAPASALWHSGAGWLRPQALIERLLAQPGVALRTHSDVARIEAAGGPGTRWRLLDARGRLLDEADLLVVCAGAASGALSPAAAALPLQPVRGMCSLGPRTRADGDTPWPSQPVNGHGMLIPGPVGNAAPYWVCGSTFERGQERLPLTPAEIAAGHEANFAKLSLLLPGLAPALAPRFLDGGATLSFWSGVRCGLPDHLPLVGPLDAARQPGLWLCTGLGARGATLASLCAELLAARLHGEPLPLDAALARALMSERFAPATQPACAYTDA, encoded by the coding sequence ATGGCCGAACCCCTGCTCTGGCTTGACGACGGCACGCCCGCCAGCGCGCGCTTTGGCGACCGCTACCACAGCCGCGCCGGCCACGGCCTGCCGCAGGCGCGCGGCACGTTCCTGGCGGGCTGCGAACTGCCGCAGGCCTGGGCCGGCCGCGCGCAGTGGCACGTGCTTGAAACCGGCTTCGGGCTGGGGCTGAACTTCCTCGTCACCTGGGACGCCTGGCGCAAGGACCCGGCGCGCCCGCGGCTGCTGCATTTCAGCTCCTGCGAGGCCTGGCCCGTGGGCCCCGAGGCGTTGCTGCGCGCCGCCCCGCCCGAGCCCGCGCTGCAGGCGCTCGCGGCCGAGCTGGCGGCGCAATACCAGGGCATGACGCCGGGCGTGCACCGCCTGGTCTTCGAGCACGGGCGGGTGTTGCTCACCATTCTTGTGGGCGACGTGCAGCGCATGCTGCGCGCGCAGCGGCTGCAGGCCGACTGCGTGTACCTGGACGGCTTTGCACCGCGCCTGAACCCGCAGATGTGGAGCGAGCACACGCTCAAGGCAGTGGCGCGCAGCTGCCGGCGCGGCGCGCGCATTGCTACCTGGTGCACCGCGCGCAGCGTGCGCGAGACGCTGGCGCGCTGCGGCTTTGCGCTGCACACCACCGCCGGCGTCGCGCCCAAGCGCGAGAACCTCAGGGGCAGCTACGAGCCGCCCTGGCAACCACACCCGGTTCGCGCCGCGCTGCCCGCCGCCACGCTGCCGCCCGGGCGCCGCTGCGCCGTGGTCGGCGCCGGCCTGGCCGGCGCCGCCGTGGCCAACAGCCTGGCGCGCAGAGGCTGGCGCGTGACGGTGCACGAGCGCGGCGCCGGCGCGGCCAGCGGTGCGTCGGGCGTGCCCGCCGCCATCGCCGCGCCCCATGCCTCACCCGACGACAGCCTGATCTCGCGCCTGTCGCGCGCCGGACTGCGTGCGCTGCGGCTGGCGCTGCAGCAGCATGCGGGCGACCTGCAAGGCAGAGACTGGGCGCTGGACGGCGTGCTCGAACACCGGGTGGGCGAGAGCGCCGGCCTGCCGGGCGACAGCCCCGAGTGGCGCCACTGGAGCGTTCCGGCCGACGCCGCGCAATGCGCGCAGACCACGCTGGCGGCGCCGGCCAGCGCGCTCTGGCATTCCGGCGCAGGCTGGCTGCGCCCGCAGGCGCTGATCGAGCGGCTGCTGGCGCAGCCAGGCGTGGCGCTGCGCACGCACTCCGACGTCGCGCGCATCGAAGCCGCCGGCGGGCCGGGCACGCGCTGGCGCCTGCTGGACGCCCGCGGCCGGCTGCTGGACGAGGCGGATCTGCTGGTGGTGTGCGCCGGCGCGGCCAGCGGCGCGCTGAGCCCGGCAGCCGCTGCCCTGCCGCTGCAGCCGGTGCGCGGCATGTGCAGCCTGGGGCCGCGCACGCGCGCCGATGGCGACACGCCCTGGCCGAGCCAGCCGGTCAATGGCCACGGCATGCTGATTCCCGGGCCGGTGGGCAACGCGGCGCCCTATTGGGTCTGCGGCTCGACCTTCGAGCGCGGCCAGGAGCGCCTGCCGCTCACGCCGGCCGAAATCGCGGCGGGGCACGAAGCCAATTTCGCCAAGCTGTCGCTGCTGTTGCCGGGGCTGGCGCCGGCGCTCGCGCCGCGCTTTTTGGATGGCGGCGCCACCCTGAGTTTTTGGTCCGGCGTGCGCTGCGGCCTGCCCGACCATCTGCCGCTTGTTGGCCCGCTGGATGCGGCGCGCCAGCCCGGGCTGTGGCTGTGCACCGGCCTGGGCGCGCGCGGCGCGACGCTGGCCAGCCTGTGCGCAGAACTGCTCGCCGCTCGGCTGCATGGCGAGCCGCTGCCGCTGGATGCGGCGCTGGCGCGCGCGCTGATGTCCGAACGCTTTGCGCCAGCGACGCAACCGGCTTGCGCCTACACCGACGCATGA
- a CDS encoding Bax inhibitor-1 family protein, with product MNTEITRMGSAAGYGLSAQERHRVLRNTYWLLALSLVPTVLGAWVGVATGIMQSLRGGLGLIVFLGGAFAFMFAIEKTKNSGKGVAVLLAFTFFMGLMLSGLIGLVLGMSNGASLIMTAFAGTAGVFFVMASLASVIKRDLTGLGKWLFVGALVLVVGAAINVFVGSTAGVMAISVAAIGIFSAFMLYDIKRVLDGGETNYISATLALYLDMFNVFQSLLALLGIFGGSND from the coding sequence ATGAACACTGAAATCACCCGCATGGGCTCCGCCGCTGGCTATGGCCTGTCGGCACAGGAGCGCCATCGCGTCCTGCGCAATACCTACTGGCTGCTGGCCCTGAGCCTGGTGCCCACGGTGCTTGGCGCCTGGGTGGGCGTGGCTACCGGCATCATGCAGAGCCTGCGTGGTGGCCTGGGGTTGATCGTCTTCCTTGGCGGCGCCTTCGCCTTCATGTTCGCCATCGAGAAGACCAAGAACTCGGGCAAGGGCGTGGCGGTGTTGCTCGCCTTCACCTTCTTCATGGGGCTGATGCTCTCGGGCCTGATCGGCCTGGTGCTGGGCATGAGCAACGGCGCCAGCCTGATCATGACGGCCTTCGCCGGCACGGCGGGCGTGTTTTTCGTGATGGCGAGCCTGGCCAGCGTGATCAAGCGCGACCTCACGGGCCTGGGCAAGTGGCTCTTCGTCGGCGCACTGGTGCTGGTGGTCGGCGCGGCGATCAACGTCTTCGTCGGCTCCACGGCCGGCGTGATGGCGATCTCGGTGGCCGCGATCGGCATCTTCAGCGCCTTCATGCTCTACGACATCAAGCGCGTGCTCGACGGCGGCGAGACCAACTACATCAGCGCCACGCTGGCGCTGTACCTGGACATGTTCAACGTGTTCCAGAGCCTGCTGGCGCTGCTGGGCATCTTCGGCGGCAGCAACGACTGA
- a CDS encoding MotA/TolQ/ExbB proton channel family protein: METQLGLWHLWEQGDFVTRATAAILLVMSLLTWIVILVKAMNIVRFKRDARNARDFWHSEDFAAGLTKLGSNPGNPFLYLALEAREATAHHRNTQAHLHDTLDVSDWLTRCLRNCIDEFTASIQSGLAILASIGSTSPFIGLFGTVWGIYHALMAISATGASTIDKVAGPIGEALIMTALGLAVAIPAVLGYNALVRGNKSILNQLSSFAHDLHAYFVTGARVSLPGETSNVLPMKKG; this comes from the coding sequence ATGGAAACACAACTCGGCCTCTGGCACCTCTGGGAACAGGGCGACTTCGTCACCCGCGCAACCGCCGCGATCCTGCTCGTCATGTCGCTGCTCACCTGGATCGTGATCCTGGTTAAGGCGATGAACATCGTGCGTTTCAAGCGCGACGCGCGCAACGCCCGCGACTTCTGGCACAGCGAGGACTTCGCCGCCGGCCTGACCAAGCTGGGCAGCAATCCGGGCAACCCCTTTCTCTACCTGGCGCTGGAGGCGCGCGAGGCGACCGCCCACCACCGCAACACCCAGGCGCATCTGCACGACACGCTGGACGTGAGCGACTGGCTCACGCGCTGCCTGCGCAACTGCATCGACGAGTTCACCGCGAGCATCCAGTCGGGGCTGGCAATCCTCGCCTCCATTGGCTCGACCTCGCCCTTCATCGGGCTGTTCGGCACGGTCTGGGGCATCTACCACGCCCTGATGGCCATCAGCGCGACCGGCGCCTCCACCATAGACAAGGTGGCCGGGCCCATAGGCGAAGCGCTGATCATGACGGCGCTGGGCCTGGCCGTGGCCATCCCTGCGGTGCTGGGCTACAACGCGCTGGTGCGCGGCAACAAGTCCATCCTCAACCAGCTCTCCAGTTTTGCCCACGACCTGCACGCCTATTTCGTCACCGGCGCGCGCGTGAGCCTGCCGGGCGAAACCAGCAACGTGCTGCCGATGAAAAAGGGGTGA
- the rlmD gene encoding 23S rRNA (uracil(1939)-C(5))-methyltransferase RlmD, whose protein sequence is MSAAKPNLPQTPAEWLEVSSMDMEAQGVAHRSDGKVVFIDGALPGELVSARTRRSKNQWEQADLSEIHRESSLRTRPLCPHFGLHAGACGGCKMQHLDAAAQVAMKQRVLEDNLWHLGKVRPETVLPAIHGPAWAYRYRARLAVRHVLKKGTVLVGFHERKSRYIADMRTCKILPPHVDALLLPLRALVASLAARDTCPQIELACGDALTVLVLRHLEPLSRADQDKLRAFGQAHGVQWWLQPKGPDTAHPMDEGGAPLNYQLPEFGITIAFRPTDFTQVNPQINRVLVGRALALLKPERTERVIDWFCGLGNFTLPIATRAGSVLGVEGSSALIARARENFVSNQAQRLAGQALAATEFEVKNLFEITPQELVAYGSARRWLVDPPREGAFALVKALADMHQAGLQAGGAPPLPEGAQHWQPPERIVYVSCNPATLARDAGLLVHQAGYRCSAAGVVNMFPHTAHVESMAVFERAA, encoded by the coding sequence ATGAGCGCAGCCAAGCCGAACCTCCCGCAAACCCCCGCCGAATGGCTCGAAGTCAGCTCCATGGACATGGAGGCCCAGGGCGTTGCGCACCGCAGCGACGGCAAGGTGGTGTTCATCGACGGAGCGCTGCCCGGCGAGCTGGTGAGCGCGCGCACGCGGCGCAGCAAGAACCAGTGGGAGCAGGCCGACCTGAGCGAGATCCATCGCGAGTCCAGCCTGCGCACCCGGCCGCTGTGCCCGCATTTCGGGCTGCATGCCGGCGCCTGCGGCGGCTGCAAGATGCAGCATCTGGACGCGGCGGCGCAGGTCGCGATGAAGCAGCGTGTGCTGGAAGACAACCTCTGGCATCTGGGCAAGGTTCGGCCCGAGACCGTGCTGCCCGCCATCCACGGCCCGGCCTGGGCTTACCGCTACCGTGCGCGCCTGGCGGTGCGCCACGTGCTCAAGAAAGGCACGGTGCTGGTCGGCTTTCATGAGCGCAAGAGCCGCTACATCGCCGACATGCGCACCTGCAAGATCCTGCCGCCGCACGTCGATGCGCTCTTGCTGCCGCTGCGTGCGCTGGTCGCTTCGCTGGCCGCGCGCGACACCTGCCCGCAGATCGAGCTTGCCTGTGGTGATGCGCTCACGGTGCTGGTGCTGCGCCATCTGGAGCCGCTGTCGCGCGCCGACCAGGACAAGCTGCGAGCCTTTGGCCAGGCGCATGGTGTGCAATGGTGGCTCCAGCCCAAGGGGCCGGACACGGCCCACCCGATGGACGAAGGCGGCGCGCCGCTGAATTACCAACTGCCCGAATTCGGCATCACCATCGCTTTTCGACCGACGGATTTCACCCAGGTGAACCCGCAGATCAACCGCGTGCTGGTAGGCCGTGCGCTGGCGCTGCTCAAGCCCGAAAGAACGGAGCGGGTGATCGACTGGTTCTGCGGCCTGGGCAATTTCACGCTGCCCATCGCCACGCGCGCGGGCAGTGTGCTGGGCGTGGAGGGCAGCAGCGCGCTGATTGCGCGCGCGCGGGAGAATTTTGTATCAAATCAGGCTCAAAGGCTTGCTGGACAAGCGCTGGCAGCTACGGAATTTGAAGTCAAAAACCTGTTCGAGATCACGCCCCAAGAGCTCGTGGCCTACGGCAGCGCCCGGCGCTGGCTGGTCGATCCGCCGCGCGAAGGCGCGTTTGCCCTGGTCAAGGCCCTGGCCGACATGCACCAGGCCGGGCTGCAGGCGGGCGGCGCGCCGCCGCTGCCCGAGGGCGCGCAGCACTGGCAGCCGCCCGAGCGCATCGTCTACGTGAGCTGCAACCCCGCCACGTTGGCGCGGGACGCCGGCCTGCTGGTGCACCAGGCGGGCTACCGCTGCAGCGCTGCGGGAGTGGTCAACATGTTCCCGCACACCGCGCACGTGGAGAGCATGGCGGTGTTCGAGCGCGCCGCCTGA
- a CDS encoding TlpA disulfide reductase family protein: MERTLALGPLALPWSMLLLMLAWLLGSLLHEGLARRRGLGAGMHHSWLMLLAVLLAARIGYVLAFANEYAAAPWGVLDVRDGGWSPWWGLSMAISYLLFLWASASRWRATVSVGALAALLLWGGGWFWLHRGPPAGVEPTATAHADLPDWQGEALDGSTLALSALKGQPVVLNFWATWCPPCRREMPVLLQASRERPQVRFLWINQGEDKFKAGRYAQQQGLPPASVLLDADSALSHSLGLRALPTTLFYDAQGRLVASRVGELSAATLAERLRLAGAGR, encoded by the coding sequence ATGGAACGCACCCTGGCCCTCGGGCCGCTGGCCCTGCCCTGGAGCATGCTGCTGCTGATGCTCGCCTGGCTGCTGGGCTCGCTGCTGCACGAAGGCCTGGCGCGCCGGCGCGGCCTGGGCGCGGGCATGCACCACAGTTGGCTGATGCTGCTGGCCGTCTTGCTGGCCGCGCGCATTGGCTACGTGCTGGCGTTTGCCAACGAATACGCGGCCGCGCCCTGGGGCGTGCTGGACGTGCGCGATGGCGGCTGGTCGCCCTGGTGGGGTCTGAGCATGGCGATCAGCTACCTGCTCTTCCTGTGGGCCAGCGCCAGCCGCTGGCGCGCGACGGTCAGCGTGGGCGCGCTCGCGGCGCTGCTGCTCTGGGGCGGCGGCTGGTTCTGGCTGCACCGTGGGCCGCCGGCGGGCGTGGAGCCCACGGCGACGGCGCACGCCGACCTGCCCGACTGGCAGGGCGAGGCGCTCGACGGCAGCACGCTGGCGCTGTCCGCCCTCAAGGGCCAGCCGGTGGTGCTGAACTTCTGGGCTACCTGGTGCCCGCCCTGCCGGCGCGAGATGCCGGTGCTGCTGCAGGCCAGCCGCGAGCGGCCCCAGGTGCGCTTTCTCTGGATCAACCAGGGCGAGGACAAATTCAAGGCCGGCCGCTACGCCCAGCAGCAAGGCCTGCCGCCGGCCAGCGTGCTGCTCGATGCCGATTCCGCCCTGAGCCACAGCCTGGGCCTGCGCGCCCTGCCGACCACGTTGTTCTACGACGCCCAGGGCAGGCTCGTGGCGTCACGCGTGGGCGAACTTTCCGCAGCCACGCTGGCCGAGCGGCTGCGCCTGGCTGGCGCCGGTCGCTGA
- a CDS encoding biopolymer transporter ExbD codes for MAFGTQDDSDEVMNEINVTPLVDVTLVLLIIFIVTIPVMKHAVPVDLPRAVSQKEVVQPETIRLTITADGKYHWNESDIADDELEARLRQEAAKDPQPDLHIRGDKDVRYERVAKAMSAAQRAGVRKIGFVTDPSE; via the coding sequence ATGGCCTTCGGAACCCAGGACGACAGCGACGAGGTGATGAACGAGATCAACGTGACGCCGCTGGTGGACGTCACGCTGGTGCTGCTGATCATCTTCATCGTGACCATTCCGGTGATGAAGCACGCGGTGCCGGTGGACTTGCCGCGCGCCGTCAGTCAGAAGGAGGTGGTGCAGCCCGAGACCATCCGCCTGACGATCACCGCCGACGGCAAGTACCACTGGAACGAGAGCGACATCGCCGACGACGAGCTCGAAGCTCGGCTGCGCCAAGAGGCGGCCAAGGACCCGCAGCCCGACCTGCACATCCGCGGCGACAAGGATGTGCGCTACGAGCGCGTGGCCAAGGCGATGTCGGCGGCGCAGCGCGCCGGCGTGCGCAAGATCGGCTTCGTCACCGACCCTAGCGAATAG
- a CDS encoding bacterioferritin-associated ferredoxin, whose protein sequence is MIVCVCHRISDREIARHARAGLSFDEIQLELGVATQCGCCEQTARELAAQCDSAQPIAALHNTLQDAALKPQATR, encoded by the coding sequence ATGATCGTTTGTGTCTGCCATCGTATTTCCGACCGTGAGATTGCCCGCCATGCGCGGGCCGGTCTGAGCTTTGACGAGATCCAGTTGGAGCTCGGCGTCGCCACGCAATGCGGCTGCTGCGAGCAGACGGCGCGCGAGCTGGCCGCCCAGTGCGACAGCGCCCAGCCGATTGCGGCGCTGCACAATACGCTGCAAGACGCCGCCCTGAAGCCGCAGGCGACGCGCTGA
- a CDS encoding SWIB/MDM2 domain-containing protein translates to MATASKKAPAAKKRTPNAAFMKPLTPDAALAAVIGNKPLPRTEIVKQLWVYIKAHKLQDAKNKRMINADAKLKVLFGKPQVSMFELAGLIGKHVS, encoded by the coding sequence ATGGCAACCGCAAGCAAGAAGGCTCCCGCCGCCAAGAAGCGCACTCCCAACGCCGCTTTCATGAAGCCGCTCACCCCCGACGCCGCGCTGGCTGCCGTGATCGGCAACAAGCCGCTGCCGCGCACCGAAATCGTCAAGCAGTTGTGGGTCTACATCAAGGCCCACAAGCTGCAGGACGCGAAGAACAAGCGCATGATCAACGCCGACGCCAAGCTCAAGGTCTTGTTCGGCAAACCGCAGGTTTCGATGTTCGAGCTCGCCGGCCTGATCGGCAAGCACGTGAGCTGA
- a CDS encoding D-2-hydroxyacid dehydrogenase family protein, with product MNIVILDDYQDTVRKLRCAERLAHHSAKVYTNTVKGLGQLSVRLRDAEVIVLIRERTHISRQLIEKLPRLKFIAQTGRVGPHIDLAACTERGIAVAEGSSSPVAPAELTWALLMAAMRRLPHYIANLKHGAWQQAGLRSASMPPNFALGQVLRGRTLGIWGYGRIGQIVAGYGRAFGMNVRVWGSEASRTRALADGYQAAGTRAEFFEQCDVVSLHLRLTPETMHQITLEDLSLMKPTAVLVNTARAELLQPDALIAALNRGRPGMAAIDVFESEPILQGHALLRLENCICTPHIGYVEQDNYELYFGAAFDNVVNYIKGTPTNVVNPGALQMRR from the coding sequence ATGAATATCGTCATCCTGGATGATTACCAGGACACCGTGCGCAAGCTGCGCTGCGCCGAACGCCTGGCCCACCATTCGGCCAAGGTGTACACCAATACCGTCAAGGGCCTGGGCCAGTTGTCCGTGCGCCTGCGCGATGCCGAGGTCATCGTGCTGATACGCGAGCGCACCCACATCAGCCGCCAGCTGATCGAAAAACTGCCTCGGCTCAAGTTCATCGCCCAGACCGGCCGCGTCGGCCCGCACATCGACCTGGCCGCCTGCACCGAGCGCGGCATTGCGGTAGCCGAGGGCAGCAGCTCTCCGGTTGCGCCGGCAGAGCTGACCTGGGCGCTGCTGATGGCGGCCATGCGCCGCCTGCCGCACTACATCGCCAACCTCAAGCACGGCGCGTGGCAGCAGGCCGGGTTGCGCTCGGCGTCGATGCCGCCCAACTTCGCGCTCGGCCAGGTGCTGCGCGGGCGCACCCTGGGGATCTGGGGCTATGGCCGGATCGGCCAGATCGTGGCGGGCTACGGGCGCGCCTTTGGCATGAATGTGCGCGTCTGGGGCAGCGAGGCCTCGCGCACCCGCGCCCTGGCCGATGGCTACCAGGCGGCGGGCACGCGCGCCGAGTTCTTCGAGCAGTGCGACGTGGTCTCCCTGCACCTGCGGCTCACGCCCGAGACCATGCACCAGATCACGCTGGAAGACCTGTCGCTGATGAAGCCCACCGCCGTACTGGTGAACACCGCGCGCGCCGAGCTGCTGCAGCCCGACGCATTGATCGCCGCGCTCAACCGCGGGCGCCCCGGCATGGCGGCGATCGACGTGTTCGAGAGCGAACCCATCCTGCAGGGCCATGCGCTGCTGCGCCTGGAAAACTGCATCTGCACGCCGCACATCGGCTATGTCGAGCAGGACAATTACGAGCTGTACTTCGGGGCGGCCTTCGACAACGTGGTCAACTACATCAAGGGCACGCCCACCAATGTCGTCAACCCCGGCGCGCTGCAAATGCGCCGCTGA
- a CDS encoding DMT family transporter — MRPLSRPAALACLALSMSLVGTYVALSKPLALVFPVMLLAWLRFGLGALAMLGWLRKPADEPALGMHAKGLLFLNALLGNFLFTVLMIYGVSLTSASTAGVIMASIPAWVALLSRFFLGERIAARTWLAIALAAAGIALFALGKPTAAPPAELSGTPGTGARWLGGMLLLGASCCEAAYSVIGKRLTASLGPRRISALMNLWGFVLATPAGLWLAWQFDFSAVSWPNWLLLLFYALAACVWSVWLWMTGLSTVPASQAGVFTTFLPLSAALVGVLALGEAMGPLQWLAFALALASVVLATARLPRLRRASPAR, encoded by the coding sequence ATGAGACCGCTCTCGCGCCCCGCTGCCCTGGCCTGCCTGGCGCTGAGCATGTCGCTCGTCGGCACCTACGTGGCGCTGTCCAAGCCGCTGGCGCTGGTGTTTCCGGTGATGCTGCTGGCCTGGCTGCGCTTTGGCCTGGGGGCGCTTGCCATGCTCGGCTGGCTGCGCAAGCCAGCGGACGAGCCGGCGCTGGGCATGCACGCCAAGGGCCTGCTGTTCCTGAACGCGCTGCTGGGCAATTTCCTGTTCACCGTGTTGATGATTTATGGCGTGAGCCTGACGAGTGCGAGCACCGCCGGCGTCATCATGGCCTCCATCCCCGCCTGGGTCGCGCTGCTGAGCCGTTTCTTCCTCGGCGAGCGCATCGCCGCGCGCACCTGGCTGGCGATTGCGCTGGCGGCGGCCGGCATCGCGCTGTTTGCGCTCGGCAAGCCGACGGCTGCGCCGCCTGCAGAGCTCAGCGGCACGCCGGGCACGGGGGCGCGCTGGCTTGGCGGCATGCTGCTGCTGGGCGCCTCATGTTGCGAGGCGGCCTATTCGGTGATAGGCAAGCGCCTGACCGCTTCGCTCGGGCCGCGGCGCATCTCGGCGCTGATGAACCTCTGGGGCTTCGTGCTGGCCACGCCCGCAGGCCTGTGGCTGGCCTGGCAGTTCGATTTTTCGGCGGTGTCGTGGCCGAACTGGCTGCTGTTGCTGTTCTACGCGCTGGCCGCCTGCGTGTGGAGCGTGTGGCTGTGGATGACGGGCCTGTCCACGGTGCCCGCCTCGCAGGCCGGCGTCTTCACCACCTTCCTGCCCTTGAGCGCGGCCCTGGTCGGCGTGCTTGCGCTGGGCGAAGCCATGGGGCCGCTGCAGTGGCTTGCGTTTGCGTTGGCGCTGGCCAGCGTGGTGCTGGCCACGGCGCGCCTGCCGCGGCTCAGGCGTGCATCGCCCGCTCGCTGA
- a CDS encoding energy transducer TonB, producing MSHFEHYARPRASSRTVAVVGSVLAAHALAIWALQTGLLRQAVQIVVPVEVLSEFITPPAPAPQPPPPPPPPEPPKPAPAPPPPPVRHAPSPPKPKAAPPRPAPMPLAIADPEPAADAPVGVIEPQPPAPPLLAPVAPPPPAPPAPPAPPAVVAPSSNASYLNNPPPQYPAISRRLNEQGLVVLRVLIGADGLPQKVEVKESSGYERLDQAAVKTVLRWRFVPGTRDGVAEAMWHLQPINFVLTH from the coding sequence ATGAGCCACTTCGAGCATTACGCACGTCCGCGCGCCAGCAGCCGCACGGTGGCCGTCGTCGGCTCGGTGCTGGCGGCGCACGCGCTGGCCATCTGGGCGTTGCAGACCGGCTTGCTGCGTCAGGCGGTGCAAATCGTCGTGCCGGTTGAAGTGCTCAGCGAATTCATCACGCCACCTGCCCCGGCGCCGCAGCCTCCGCCGCCGCCACCACCGCCTGAACCGCCCAAACCCGCACCCGCCCCGCCGCCGCCCCCGGTGCGCCATGCGCCCAGCCCGCCCAAACCCAAGGCCGCGCCGCCCAGGCCCGCGCCCATGCCGCTGGCGATCGCCGACCCTGAGCCGGCGGCGGACGCGCCCGTGGGCGTGATCGAACCCCAGCCTCCGGCGCCGCCCCTGCTCGCGCCCGTGGCCCCGCCGCCACCCGCGCCCCCTGCCCCGCCGGCGCCGCCCGCGGTGGTTGCGCCGTCGAGCAACGCCAGCTACCTGAACAACCCGCCGCCGCAGTATCCGGCGATCAGCCGCCGCCTGAACGAGCAGGGGCTGGTGGTGCTGCGCGTGCTCATCGGCGCCGACGGCCTGCCGCAAAAGGTGGAGGTCAAGGAGTCAAGCGGCTACGAGCGCCTGGACCAGGCGGCGGTCAAGACCGTGCTGCGCTGGCGCTTCGTGCCCGGCACGCGCGACGGCGTGGCCGAAGCCATGTGGCATCTGCAACCGATCAACTTTGTCCTGACCCACTAG
- a CDS encoding heme-binding protein, giving the protein MKTQATLELSDIKQIAAAAEAEALRNGWAVAIAIADAGGHPLWLQRLDGCAPMAAYVAPAKARSAALGRRETKNFEEMINNGRTSFLSVPELQALMEGGVPIVKDGQCIGAVGVSGVKSVQDAQIAQAGIAALGL; this is encoded by the coding sequence ATGAAGACACAAGCCACGCTGGAGTTGTCCGACATCAAGCAGATCGCCGCCGCCGCCGAAGCCGAGGCGCTGCGCAACGGCTGGGCCGTGGCCATTGCGATTGCAGACGCCGGCGGACACCCGCTGTGGTTGCAACGCCTCGACGGCTGCGCGCCGATGGCCGCCTACGTGGCACCGGCCAAGGCGCGCTCGGCCGCGCTGGGGCGGCGCGAAACGAAGAATTTCGAGGAAATGATCAACAACGGCCGCACTTCCTTCCTCTCGGTGCCCGAACTCCAGGCCCTGATGGAGGGCGGCGTGCCCATCGTGAAGGACGGCCAATGCATAGGCGCCGTGGGAGTGAGCGGCGTCAAGTCGGTGCAGGACGCGCAGATTGCCCAGGCCGGTATCGCCGCCCTGGGTCTGTGA
- the rraA gene encoding ribonuclease E activity regulator RraA, translating into MTAATTTPASPATCDLCDARRDDASGAFRVLAPVFRHFGARGAFHGRVATIKCFEDNSLVREAVQRPGEGRVLVVDGGASLRRALVGGNLAAAAARNGWAGIVVDGCVRDVAELDALALGIRALALVPMATDKRGAGEADVPVQIQGTWVRPGDWLYADADGMVVSERAMHA; encoded by the coding sequence ATGACTGCCGCCACCACCACGCCCGCAAGCCCCGCCACCTGCGATCTCTGCGACGCCCGCCGGGACGACGCCAGTGGCGCGTTTCGCGTGCTGGCGCCGGTGTTTCGGCACTTCGGCGCGCGCGGCGCCTTCCACGGCCGGGTGGCCACGATCAAGTGTTTCGAGGACAACTCCCTGGTGCGCGAGGCGGTGCAGCGCCCGGGCGAGGGCCGGGTGCTGGTGGTGGACGGCGGCGCCTCGCTGCGCCGGGCGCTGGTGGGCGGCAACCTGGCGGCCGCTGCCGCGCGCAACGGCTGGGCCGGCATCGTGGTGGACGGCTGCGTGCGCGACGTGGCCGAACTCGACGCACTGGCGCTTGGCATCCGGGCGCTCGCGCTCGTGCCCATGGCCACGGACAAGCGCGGCGCGGGCGAGGCCGACGTGCCGGTGCAGATCCAGGGCACCTGGGTGCGCCCGGGCGATTGGCTTTATGCCGACGCCGACGGCATGGTCGTCAGCGAGCGGGCGATGCACGCCTGA